In Dethiosulfovibrio salsuginis, a single genomic region encodes these proteins:
- the pgsW gene encoding poly-gamma-glutamate system protein: MSFDLQGYRSSLRKARIYRNRILSAMAIGLAFLWWVGGSSPLPPERERLWIKVREAQSQILSWRRSIGSSFSPSDDPWGYGLIGLEWSPLSTTLGSLPSKRTACDPAWALAALDWFDRLELEPGDPVVIFSSSSFPGMMLNVLMAAEDLGLDISLVVSLGSSTWGANDPLSPWPAMASQLRSKGFLHTKAMVYTKGGGGEVGGGLSPEGTAIMESFALAAKVPLLELDSLEEVVRWKMDLIGRIKPKAVISIGGSSSSMGDDPVALSLPPGPLYPGSFDGGDGVIGLALREGYPVVHLLNLKDLALKEGIPFDSPPVMGHKKSPLYSIIGLCFFSLMLFIFKRFDHQRRSF; encoded by the coding sequence GTGAGTTTCGACCTACAGGGCTATCGTAGTTCCTTGAGGAAGGCCAGAATCTACAGAAACCGTATCCTGTCAGCTATGGCTATAGGTCTGGCCTTTCTCTGGTGGGTCGGTGGATCCTCTCCTCTCCCCCCCGAGAGGGAGAGGCTGTGGATCAAGGTGAGAGAGGCTCAGTCCCAAATTCTCAGTTGGCGAAGGTCTATAGGCTCCTCTTTTTCCCCTTCCGACGATCCCTGGGGCTACGGACTTATCGGCCTCGAATGGAGCCCTCTTTCCACCACACTGGGCAGTCTGCCCTCCAAAAGGACCGCCTGTGATCCCGCCTGGGCCCTGGCGGCGCTGGACTGGTTCGATCGGCTAGAGCTGGAGCCCGGCGATCCGGTGGTGATATTTTCGTCCTCCTCCTTTCCAGGGATGATGCTGAACGTCCTTATGGCGGCGGAGGACCTGGGGTTAGATATCTCACTAGTGGTCTCTTTAGGCTCCTCCACCTGGGGGGCCAACGATCCACTATCCCCCTGGCCCGCTATGGCCAGCCAACTTAGGTCTAAGGGCTTTTTGCACACCAAGGCTATGGTCTACACTAAAGGGGGCGGTGGCGAGGTCGGCGGCGGCCTATCCCCTGAGGGGACGGCCATAATGGAGTCCTTCGCCTTGGCGGCCAAAGTCCCCCTTCTTGAGCTCGACTCCCTGGAGGAGGTCGTTCGGTGGAAGATGGACCTCATAGGCCGAATAAAACCTAAGGCGGTTATCTCTATAGGCGGTTCGAGCTCCAGCATGGGAGACGATCCGGTTGCCCTGTCACTGCCTCCAGGACCTCTCTATCCCGGTAGTTTTGACGGAGGAGATGGGGTGATCGGGTTGGCCCTGAGGGAGGGGTATCCTGTCGTCCACCTTCTAAACCTCAAAGACCTGGCCCTTAAGGAAGGCATACCTTTCGACTCCCCTCCCGTAATGGGCCATAAAAAAAGCCCTTTATACTCGATTATAGGGCTGTGTTTTTTCTCCCTTATGCTCTTTATATTTAAGCGGTTCGACCACCAGAGGAGGAGCTTTTGA
- a CDS encoding poly-gamma-glutamate biosynthesis protein PgsC/CapC, with protein MSDGFLWLLAIGVAVGMVFYHRTGISPGGVITPGVLAYSLGAPVRVAGAVAGAFGVWACLELISRTIPLYGRQRIAFAMFLALVLRIALGSSVDSWYLWLGWAIPGLMAADFQRQGPVVTLASSFSAAIASAMAFSLITSARGWLQ; from the coding sequence TTGAGCGACGGATTTCTGTGGCTTTTGGCCATAGGTGTAGCGGTTGGTATGGTCTTTTATCACAGGACCGGAATCTCTCCAGGGGGAGTGATAACCCCGGGGGTCCTGGCCTACTCTCTAGGGGCCCCTGTGCGAGTGGCAGGGGCGGTAGCGGGAGCTTTCGGGGTATGGGCCTGTCTTGAGCTGATCTCCCGTACGATTCCTCTCTACGGCAGGCAGAGAATAGCCTTTGCCATGTTTTTGGCCCTGGTCCTCAGGATAGCCCTCGGTTCCTCCGTCGATAGCTGGTATCTGTGGTTAGGATGGGCGATCCCTGGATTGATGGCCGCCGACTTTCAGAGGCAAGGGCCGGTGGTCACCTTGGCGTCGTCTTTTTCGGCGGCCATCGCCTCCGCCATGGCCTTCAGCCTGATTACGTCGGCGAGAGGGTGGCTTCAGTGA
- a CDS encoding Mur ligase family protein — translation MIAVLVTGSRGKSTVVRMIHRAMVACGLRAYGRITGVIPRTLTPSEEVPILRYSGAHVEEMRWWIASLPPDVQGVVMENSAVSPELQHLAGSWLKPSVTVLTNVRPDHQDMWGDGEDNAAKALLKGIPKGSTVVLGQEVSSCPLAMALIDEAKWDVVVAPATVGDTSYRASNESIALKACEVLGLDREVCLRAIRSLEADLADFSLLKTDRGELAFAFSANDLTTTEDLFRSLGWRREDATVLFNHRRDRPERFRVFRPWLDREGWKERIVIGDRPFFIGRSRYVRCLGAEDLKALVDSKGLVFGCGNVVYGAPLELKLFRESLETLILG, via the coding sequence GTGATCGCCGTCTTAGTGACAGGAAGCAGAGGAAAGAGCACGGTGGTCAGGATGATCCACCGTGCTATGGTGGCCTGTGGCTTGAGGGCTTACGGTAGGATAACCGGGGTTATCCCCAGGACTTTAACCCCTTCGGAGGAGGTGCCTATATTACGTTATTCCGGTGCTCACGTGGAGGAGATGAGGTGGTGGATAGCCTCCCTTCCTCCGGACGTTCAGGGAGTGGTAATGGAAAACAGCGCGGTCTCGCCGGAACTCCAGCATCTGGCTGGATCCTGGCTAAAACCCTCTGTCACCGTACTGACCAACGTCAGGCCGGACCATCAGGATATGTGGGGCGACGGCGAGGATAACGCCGCAAAGGCCCTTTTGAAAGGCATCCCTAAAGGGAGCACGGTGGTCCTGGGGCAGGAGGTTTCCTCCTGCCCTCTGGCTATGGCCCTTATCGATGAGGCAAAGTGGGATGTGGTGGTCGCTCCGGCGACCGTCGGAGATACCTCCTACCGAGCCTCCAACGAGTCGATCGCTCTGAAGGCCTGCGAGGTCCTCGGCCTTGATAGAGAGGTGTGTCTTAGGGCGATAAGATCCCTTGAGGCAGATCTGGCGGATTTCTCCCTGTTAAAAACCGATCGAGGGGAGCTGGCCTTCGCCTTCTCCGCCAACGACCTGACTACCACCGAAGACCTCTTTCGATCCCTTGGCTGGAGGAGGGAGGACGCTACCGTCCTCTTCAATCACAGGCGAGACAGGCCAGAGAGGTTCAGGGTTTTCAGGCCCTGGCTGGATCGGGAGGGCTGGAAAGAGCGAATAGTCATAGGCGACAGGCCATTTTTCATCGGCAGATCCCGATACGTTAGGTGTTTAGGTGCCGAAGATCTCAAGGCCCTGGTCGACTCAAAAGGGCTGGTATTCGGCTGCGGAAACGTGGTCTACGGAGCTCCTCTGGAGCTTAAACTTTTTAGGGAATCTCTAGAAACGCTGATCCTCGGATAG
- a CDS encoding HD-GYP domain-containing protein, translating into MRRTSLKEVRKRSVLMVLIALFILSLTIFGLSLLRAQNLHDSRTDRTLGELAQEMEDRMAFTDAFLNFASLEYMRNPAMDNIKVRELVLCSSDGEVLEVFKGNIRPGMTFPEGLLSGKWEVSSFLAQPASPRLIKSVLRDGNWLIAGFDSRVFLYSPFSKFMEGENLVLVDRDGTVMASWGSDLASVGGCLPVNFLGHRRSEGIWGGERIGIHSVHLGEGLSLALLYPRDLIRYQSAQKALLWSSLFLCLVAPFVALFWIVLNRITSSLDLSVKRISFLAEDISSEDNPVESIPRIFSAIETFREDRAPFEEHGKLLGAFEKLLQVISDQGENLTALYEEAIAMETQVRESNDELNLASDRLDSLMNLSRDIGASSSLDGTVGAIVSNLERTFSCSFVGVVALEEDIPFLWGSSGEPPFPLDRKSLMDMVIPFVDKEEEIVQPAGDMVRFTVPVRFMGRLVGLVLLVQEESSRNGGSIVEVLRRFVLPLGGLFQAHSMVREVRKSFHYLATRMQGLTESYHEETGSHLLRVGEYSAFIASTLGMSEEYVEDIRIYSQLHDIGKLRISHRILAKPGALTAEEFAIIRNHTVYGADILGDSEWLEMARQLAMTHHEKWDGSGYPKGLKGEDIPISGRIVAIADIYDALRDARGYKPAFSHEKACEIILQGDGRVQPEHFDPDILEIFRLNHRVFEGIYAKIKE; encoded by the coding sequence TTGAGAAGAACTAGCCTGAAAGAGGTCCGTAAAAGATCGGTGTTAATGGTGCTTATCGCTTTGTTTATACTCTCTCTGACCATTTTCGGACTGTCCCTCCTGAGAGCTCAAAACCTTCACGATAGCAGGACCGACCGTACTTTAGGTGAACTGGCTCAGGAGATGGAGGACCGAATGGCCTTCACCGACGCTTTTTTAAACTTCGCCTCTCTGGAGTACATGAGAAATCCGGCCATGGATAACATCAAGGTCAGAGAGCTCGTCCTCTGTTCCTCCGATGGGGAGGTTCTGGAGGTCTTTAAGGGCAACATCAGGCCTGGCATGACGTTCCCTGAGGGGCTGCTCTCGGGCAAATGGGAGGTGTCGTCGTTCTTAGCTCAGCCCGCCTCCCCTAGGCTTATAAAGTCAGTTTTGAGGGACGGAAATTGGCTGATAGCCGGTTTCGACAGCAGAGTGTTTCTCTACTCCCCTTTCTCTAAGTTTATGGAGGGAGAGAACCTGGTGTTAGTCGACAGAGACGGTACGGTAATGGCCTCCTGGGGAAGTGATCTAGCCTCCGTAGGAGGGTGTCTGCCTGTGAATTTTTTAGGTCACAGAAGGTCGGAAGGGATATGGGGTGGAGAGCGTATAGGGATTCACTCCGTCCATCTAGGGGAAGGGCTCTCCCTCGCCTTGTTGTATCCTAGGGACCTCATAAGGTACCAGTCCGCTCAAAAGGCCCTCCTGTGGTCGTCTCTGTTTCTCTGCCTGGTCGCACCTTTTGTCGCTTTGTTCTGGATCGTCCTAAACAGGATAACCTCCAGTTTGGACCTATCGGTTAAGAGGATATCCTTCCTGGCGGAGGATATCTCCTCGGAGGACAATCCGGTGGAGTCTATCCCCAGGATATTTTCCGCCATAGAGACCTTTAGAGAGGATAGGGCCCCTTTTGAGGAGCACGGAAAGCTCCTCGGGGCTTTCGAGAAACTGCTTCAGGTTATTTCCGATCAGGGTGAAAACCTGACCGCCCTCTACGAGGAAGCCATCGCTATGGAGACCCAGGTCAGAGAGAGCAACGACGAGCTGAACCTCGCCAGCGATAGGCTGGACAGCCTGATGAACCTCTCCAGGGACATAGGGGCCTCTTCCTCCCTTGACGGCACAGTTGGAGCCATCGTTTCAAACCTGGAGAGGACCTTTTCCTGCTCCTTCGTCGGGGTGGTCGCTCTTGAGGAGGATATCCCCTTTCTGTGGGGCAGTTCCGGCGAGCCACCTTTTCCACTGGACCGGAAATCCCTCATGGATATGGTGATCCCCTTTGTGGACAAAGAGGAGGAGATCGTCCAGCCCGCAGGGGATATGGTCAGGTTTACCGTTCCCGTCAGGTTTATGGGCAGGCTGGTAGGACTGGTTCTCCTGGTCCAGGAGGAGTCCTCCAGAAACGGCGGCTCTATAGTCGAGGTCCTCCGTCGTTTCGTCCTCCCCCTCGGGGGATTGTTTCAGGCCCACAGCATGGTCAGAGAGGTCAGAAAGTCCTTTCACTACCTGGCGACCAGAATGCAGGGACTTACCGAGTCCTATCACGAGGAGACAGGGAGCCATCTGCTCAGGGTCGGTGAATACTCCGCCTTTATCGCCAGCACCTTGGGAATGTCCGAGGAGTACGTGGAGGACATAAGGATATACAGCCAGCTCCACGATATAGGTAAACTCAGGATATCCCACAGAATACTGGCAAAACCCGGTGCCCTGACCGCCGAGGAGTTCGCCATTATCCGCAACCACACCGTATACGGTGCGGATATCCTCGGGGATTCGGAGTGGCTCGAGATGGCCCGACAGCTGGCTATGACCCACCACGAAAAATGGGATGGATCAGGTTACCCTAAAGGTCTCAAAGGGGAGGACATCCCTATCAGCGGCAGGATAGTGGCTATCGCCGACATCTACGATGCTCTGAGGGACGCCAGAGGGTACAAGCCTGCCTTTTCCCACGAAAAGGCCTGCGAGATCATCCTCCAAGGGGATGGACGAGTCCAGCCGGAACACTTCGATCCCGATATCCTGGAGATATTCAGGTTAAACCACAGGGTTTTCGAGGGGATATACGCAAAAATTAAGGAATGA
- a CDS encoding type 1 periplasmic-binding domain-containing protein: MRFFLAVVTAVMAWMAFSGSSFVNPMVTVGVAYSTAPESVIPEGRMVSVLKAYVDWHRESGRGFRYRLLTEGYDDDPTSAIERLKARGAKVVMGFPFSGQALKAREVAERLRIPVLSTVASSPHLSGIDDWFFRVKEEFSQETLIISSILNSLGVRSLAGIWSGRNYPYSVGSIKEVLSKTDVRFTGLFKFPEDCDFLQEYPIDPPDGVLIYADPSVSFWTVQFVRSLWPDAKIFMSRWSLFENHRYLTSVKDISFYYTESYDPLGEVQGDFADYWRSITSQDFSVSVRYSYGAMEFLSQVFSVNPSLSGRALRNAMSVPREIPSLGWTIRTDRFGDSLPESKGYIFEDGGFREVEL; this comes from the coding sequence ATGAGGTTCTTTCTGGCCGTGGTGACTGCGGTGATGGCATGGATGGCCTTCAGTGGTTCCTCCTTTGTGAATCCTATGGTCACAGTTGGGGTCGCCTACAGCACCGCACCTGAATCGGTCATTCCCGAGGGGCGAATGGTCTCCGTCCTTAAAGCGTACGTGGATTGGCATCGAGAATCAGGAAGAGGCTTCAGGTATCGTCTGCTTACGGAGGGGTATGACGACGATCCTACGTCGGCCATAGAGAGGCTTAAGGCCCGTGGAGCCAAGGTGGTCATGGGGTTCCCTTTTTCCGGGCAGGCACTTAAAGCCAGAGAGGTGGCGGAAAGGTTGCGTATTCCTGTGTTATCCACTGTGGCCTCCTCGCCCCACCTTTCCGGCATAGATGACTGGTTTTTCAGGGTCAAAGAGGAGTTCTCTCAGGAGACGCTCATAATCTCCTCCATCCTAAACTCCCTCGGTGTTCGGTCTTTAGCGGGTATCTGGTCCGGCAGGAACTACCCTTACTCGGTTGGGTCTATTAAGGAGGTCCTGTCGAAGACCGACGTCCGTTTTACCGGCCTTTTCAAGTTTCCCGAGGACTGCGATTTTCTACAGGAGTACCCTATAGATCCTCCCGACGGTGTGCTGATATACGCCGACCCGTCGGTCTCTTTCTGGACGGTCCAGTTCGTCCGGTCCCTATGGCCTGATGCTAAGATTTTTATGTCCCGGTGGAGTCTCTTCGAAAACCATCGATACCTTACATCCGTAAAAGATATAAGCTTCTATTACACCGAGTCCTACGATCCTCTAGGAGAGGTTCAGGGCGATTTCGCCGATTACTGGAGGTCCATAACCTCTCAGGATTTTTCCGTTTCCGTTCGCTACAGCTACGGAGCCATGGAGTTTCTGTCTCAGGTGTTCAGCGTCAATCCCTCCCTGTCCGGTCGTGCCCTCCGGAACGCTATGTCCGTTCCTCGGGAGATTCCCTCTTTAGGCTGGACGATCAGGACCGACCGTTTTGGGGATTCTCTTCCCGAAAGCAAGGGCTATATTTTTGAGGACGGTGGGTTTAGGGAGGTGGAGCTTTGA
- a CDS encoding histidine kinase dimerization/phosphoacceptor domain -containing protein gives MKDISKCLVMIVDDSVDDLDRLVDLLSPMCEVAVALDGRSSLKVAEKVLPDLFIINVKMSEVSGFDLCRIVKSSDGMGHVPVMFVSDQSDLRSRQKGLSLGAVDYVCKPYDALELKLRVESHLRLKVARESLETKNDMLEQEVLKRTEDLRYAMERLETSEKEFRSLAEGLPDVVFRVGSDERFRYVSGALRSFMGREPSDLIGKTMEESGFSDLFPSVDLESMKTILRSGEKVYFESPVRINDQFKGVAEIRVVPEREGGLVVSALGIVRDISLQRSVEERYSRLFSMMKDGLVVIELDPYDRFKILDCNAAFSSMMSSPKRLIGSPLSDLLPITSQLWTGAIGKVVASGGAVTVEGHCGEMGLMLETVVYLAGPDTCVCIVRDVTEQREAQERLASQGEFLGSLVENMPVGIFAKDMSAGGIYVIWNSRMADITGVDCDQALGATESDVFDKLVSEKLLEDGNLTFKKGYPLMFEYDRSFTGRTARGQCHLKVIRVPIFGEDGSPSVLLGMVEDVTGLIVANERLEESLKDKDMLIQEVHHRVKNNLQVMASLISLQASRASDPSLVDVLQDSRSRIMAMAYVHELLYRNTHFSSLKIADYLGELSGALASTYGTGRNIRISLDVDDTGLSVDKAVPCGLIVNELVTNSLKHGFIGRDSGNISISVRTVEGTVLMEVSDDGVGTLTKIGEGAGLGMTIVNGLIRQLGASMTVDDGDGLSFRIEFPAEVEQG, from the coding sequence GTGAAGGATATATCCAAATGTCTGGTGATGATAGTCGACGATTCGGTGGACGACCTCGATAGATTGGTGGACCTGCTGTCCCCTATGTGCGAGGTCGCCGTAGCCCTAGATGGACGCTCTTCCCTGAAGGTGGCGGAAAAAGTCCTTCCTGACCTTTTTATCATCAACGTAAAAATGTCCGAGGTTTCCGGTTTTGACTTGTGCAGGATAGTAAAGTCCTCCGACGGCATGGGCCATGTTCCTGTTATGTTCGTGTCGGACCAATCGGACCTTCGCAGTAGACAGAAAGGACTTTCCCTTGGGGCGGTGGACTACGTCTGTAAGCCCTACGATGCTTTAGAGCTTAAGCTTCGGGTCGAGTCTCATCTTCGGTTGAAGGTGGCCAGGGAATCTCTGGAGACGAAAAACGATATGCTGGAGCAGGAGGTTCTAAAACGAACCGAGGATCTTCGCTACGCCATGGAGAGGCTTGAGACCAGCGAGAAGGAGTTTAGATCTCTGGCGGAGGGCCTTCCTGACGTGGTCTTCCGTGTCGGCAGCGACGAGCGATTTCGTTACGTGTCCGGTGCCCTGCGGTCTTTCATGGGCAGGGAGCCCAGCGATCTCATAGGCAAGACTATGGAGGAGTCGGGTTTTTCCGATCTCTTTCCCAGTGTCGACCTGGAGTCGATGAAAACCATCTTACGATCGGGGGAGAAGGTCTATTTTGAATCGCCTGTCAGAATAAACGACCAGTTTAAAGGGGTGGCGGAGATAAGGGTGGTGCCGGAGAGGGAAGGTGGCTTGGTAGTCTCGGCTCTGGGAATAGTCCGGGATATCTCTCTCCAGAGGTCGGTAGAGGAAAGGTACAGTCGGCTTTTCTCCATGATGAAAGACGGTCTCGTGGTTATCGAGCTTGATCCATACGATAGATTTAAAATCTTAGACTGTAACGCCGCCTTTTCCTCGATGATGTCATCCCCTAAAAGGTTGATAGGGTCCCCTTTAAGCGATCTACTCCCTATCACCTCTCAGCTTTGGACAGGGGCAATAGGCAAGGTAGTGGCCTCCGGCGGGGCTGTCACAGTAGAGGGACACTGCGGCGAGATGGGGCTTATGCTTGAGACGGTTGTCTATCTAGCCGGTCCCGATACCTGTGTGTGCATAGTGAGGGACGTAACGGAGCAGAGAGAGGCCCAGGAGAGACTGGCCTCTCAGGGAGAGTTTCTAGGTTCTTTGGTGGAGAATATGCCTGTAGGGATTTTCGCCAAGGATATGTCCGCCGGTGGAATATACGTCATATGGAATTCCAGGATGGCCGATATAACCGGCGTGGACTGCGATCAGGCCCTTGGGGCCACCGAATCGGATGTTTTCGATAAACTTGTCTCTGAAAAATTGCTCGAGGACGGTAATTTAACCTTTAAAAAGGGATATCCTCTCATGTTTGAATACGATCGATCTTTCACCGGCAGGACAGCTAGAGGTCAGTGTCACCTAAAGGTTATCAGGGTCCCTATCTTCGGAGAGGACGGTTCTCCGTCGGTTTTACTTGGTATGGTAGAGGACGTCACAGGGTTAATAGTGGCCAACGAGAGGCTGGAGGAGTCGTTGAAGGACAAGGATATGCTGATTCAGGAGGTCCATCACAGGGTAAAAAACAACCTCCAGGTGATGGCCAGCCTGATAAGCCTACAGGCTTCCAGGGCCTCCGATCCCTCCCTGGTGGATGTTCTTCAGGATAGCCGGTCGAGGATAATGGCTATGGCCTATGTCCACGAGCTGCTTTACAGAAATACCCATTTTTCAAGCCTGAAGATAGCCGACTATCTAGGGGAGCTTTCTGGCGCTCTGGCGTCCACCTACGGAACTGGGAGGAATATCAGAATATCTCTGGACGTTGACGATACCGGTTTGTCGGTGGATAAGGCGGTGCCCTGTGGCCTTATAGTCAACGAGCTTGTGACGAACTCGCTAAAACACGGTTTTATCGGAAGGGATAGCGGGAATATCTCTATATCAGTGCGTACCGTCGAAGGCACGGTTCTCATGGAGGTCTCCGATGACGGGGTGGGAACTCTAACTAAAATCGGGGAAGGGGCTGGGCTGGGTATGACCATCGTCAACGGTCTGATAAGACAGCTTGGTGCCAGCATGACCGTTGACGACGGCGATGGCCTGAGCTTTAGGATAGAGTTTCCCGCGGAGGTTGAGCAGGGATGA
- the ggt gene encoding gamma-glutamyltransferase yields the protein MSRRSLVFALSVAIAVSATAAFGSPHDPKDVTASKGMVAAASKLAAEAGVEILKKGGNAVDAAVATGLALNVVESNASGIGGGGFMVVRLADTGKVIAIDYREEAPGASTKDMYASEKAKAEKLGVYGPLAVGVPGTLAGYQMALDQYGTMTLAEVIQPAIRLAEEGFELSPTVAKAVESNFENLSKFTPEKANPFLMDGLPLEAGQKVTQPNLAKAFRLLAKDGIGAFYNGPIGHSMVDNIQKQGGIMTANDLQRYKPVLRVPAEGTYRGYKIYSMSPPSSGGITLVESLNILENFPLSDWGHNSPKTIHYMTEAFKMAFSDRGNFLGDPSFLNIPFEMLESKKYAKMLADRIDDGKAMQEVPATDPSVDEHWSTTHFSVADAAGNIVAVTQTVNYFFGSCLIDPEYGFVYNNEMDDFSTNPESVNSPEPGKRPLSSMSPTIVLDPDGKPFMSVGTPGAWRIITSVAQIMSNVIDFGMSMDEAIEAPRFTARVLGAKPDVLQLESRIPESTVEALKLRGHEVKVRGDYDLYFGGAQGILFDSGKGLLIGGADSRRDGDVVGY from the coding sequence GTGAGTAGACGTTCATTGGTTTTTGCCCTATCGGTTGCGATAGCGGTGTCGGCGACGGCGGCCTTCGGTTCTCCCCACGATCCTAAGGACGTTACTGCGTCGAAAGGTATGGTGGCGGCGGCGAGCAAGCTGGCCGCTGAGGCGGGGGTTGAGATCCTCAAAAAAGGCGGTAACGCCGTCGACGCAGCGGTAGCGACGGGGCTCGCGCTTAACGTAGTGGAGTCCAACGCCTCCGGTATCGGCGGTGGCGGGTTTATGGTGGTCCGACTGGCGGACACCGGCAAGGTTATCGCCATAGATTACCGTGAGGAGGCCCCGGGAGCCTCGACTAAGGACATGTACGCCTCGGAGAAGGCCAAAGCGGAGAAACTCGGCGTCTACGGTCCTCTGGCGGTCGGCGTCCCTGGAACTTTGGCGGGGTACCAGATGGCCCTCGATCAGTACGGGACAATGACCTTGGCTGAGGTTATTCAACCGGCTATCCGGCTGGCGGAGGAGGGTTTTGAGCTTTCCCCGACGGTCGCTAAGGCGGTGGAGAGCAACTTTGAAAACCTCTCCAAGTTCACCCCTGAGAAGGCCAATCCTTTCCTTATGGACGGACTTCCTCTGGAGGCAGGGCAGAAGGTTACCCAGCCTAACCTGGCGAAGGCCTTCAGGCTTCTGGCTAAAGACGGTATAGGGGCCTTCTACAACGGTCCTATAGGTCACTCTATGGTTGACAACATACAGAAGCAGGGCGGAATCATGACCGCCAACGACCTTCAGAGATACAAGCCCGTCCTTCGGGTCCCTGCGGAGGGAACCTACAGAGGCTATAAGATCTACTCTATGAGCCCTCCTTCCTCCGGCGGCATCACCTTGGTCGAGTCCCTGAATATCCTGGAGAACTTCCCCCTTTCCGACTGGGGGCATAACTCGCCTAAGACGATTCACTATATGACCGAGGCCTTTAAGATGGCCTTCTCCGACAGAGGAAACTTTTTGGGGGATCCCTCCTTCCTAAACATCCCCTTCGAGATGCTCGAGTCAAAGAAGTACGCCAAAATGCTGGCGGACCGTATCGACGACGGCAAGGCCATGCAGGAGGTTCCCGCTACCGATCCTTCGGTGGACGAGCACTGGTCGACGACCCATTTCTCCGTCGCCGACGCAGCGGGGAACATCGTGGCGGTTACCCAGACGGTGAACTACTTCTTCGGATCCTGTCTGATCGACCCTGAGTACGGCTTCGTGTACAACAACGAGATGGACGATTTCTCCACAAACCCAGAGAGCGTCAATTCCCCTGAGCCCGGCAAGAGACCTCTTTCGTCCATGAGCCCGACGATCGTTCTCGATCCCGACGGAAAGCCCTTTATGTCCGTAGGAACCCCTGGAGCCTGGAGGATCATCACCTCGGTAGCCCAGATAATGAGCAACGTCATAGACTTCGGCATGTCCATGGACGAGGCTATAGAGGCCCCTCGGTTTACCGCCAGGGTCTTAGGAGCCAAGCCCGATGTCCTTCAGCTTGAGTCCCGGATTCCTGAGTCCACCGTGGAGGCCCTTAAGCTGAGAGGCCATGAGGTCAAGGTCCGTGGAGATTACGACCTCTATTTCGGCGGAGCCCAGGGAATCCTGTTTGACTCCGGAAAAGGTTTGCTTATCGGCGGTGCCGACTCCCGCAGGGACGGCGACGTCGTAGGCTACTAG
- a CDS encoding succinylglutamate desuccinylase/aspartoacylase family protein: protein MKSSRGSVLTAASLCVAVALICFVSARSFLAMRQPDPVAPAQGFERYLLSHWFPALEGSPGDTDVYIQDSGVPGGTVFIMGGTHPNEPSGYMAAIIYLERAKVTKGRLIVMPFANLTAMGHNSPQEASPQYFSLDVDGGTRWFRYGSRATNPVYQWPAPDIYIHAQSGQKLDGGSKSNLNRAYPGVPDDSLTQQVAYGVIQMLNKEKVDLAFDLHEASPEYPVVNAIVAHDRAMELAAMVSMELEMEGIPMRLEPSPVNFRGLSHREWGDHTGAMAILMETGNPSQGRLRGRTDEALALTGKDKAYLKAAALGRLFIPYEGDQTLDLRTARHVASMKMFMDMLGDVKEGGDVEVEGIPSFDDMMERGIGAFLSPVEDDRFDGK, encoded by the coding sequence GTGAAATCATCTAGAGGTTCCGTTTTGACCGCCGCTTCCCTCTGCGTCGCGGTGGCTTTGATATGTTTCGTCTCCGCCCGTAGCTTTCTGGCTATGAGGCAACCGGACCCTGTGGCTCCTGCCCAGGGATTTGAGAGATACCTTTTGTCCCATTGGTTCCCAGCCCTTGAGGGCAGTCCAGGGGACACGGACGTCTATATCCAGGACAGCGGTGTTCCCGGCGGCACGGTGTTTATAATGGGAGGCACCCACCCTAACGAGCCTTCGGGCTACATGGCTGCCATAATCTATCTCGAGAGGGCCAAGGTGACCAAGGGAAGGCTTATAGTCATGCCTTTTGCGAACCTCACCGCTATGGGACATAACTCCCCTCAGGAGGCGTCCCCCCAGTATTTCAGCCTGGACGTAGACGGTGGCACGAGGTGGTTTAGGTACGGCTCTAGGGCGACCAATCCGGTTTACCAGTGGCCCGCCCCGGATATCTATATCCATGCCCAGTCGGGACAGAAGCTGGACGGCGGCTCTAAGAGCAACCTAAATAGGGCCTATCCAGGGGTTCCCGACGATTCTCTGACCCAGCAGGTGGCCTATGGAGTCATTCAGATGCTCAACAAGGAGAAGGTCGATCTGGCTTTCGACCTCCACGAGGCCTCCCCTGAATATCCGGTGGTAAACGCCATCGTGGCCCACGATAGGGCCATGGAGCTGGCGGCGATGGTGTCCATGGAGCTGGAGATGGAGGGTATTCCTATGAGGCTCGAGCCCTCTCCTGTGAACTTCAGAGGGCTTAGCCACAGGGAGTGGGGCGACCATACCGGTGCTATGGCTATTCTGATGGAGACTGGCAACCCCAGCCAGGGCCGTCTCAGAGGGAGGACCGACGAGGCCCTTGCTCTGACCGGAAAGGATAAGGCCTACCTCAAAGCGGCGGCACTGGGCCGTCTGTTCATCCCCTACGAGGGAGATCAGACTTTAGACCTGAGGACCGCCAGACACGTAGCGTCGATGAAGATGTTTATGGATATGTTAGGTGATGTTAAAGAAGGCGGAGACGTCGAGGTGGAGGGAATACCTTCTTTCGACGATATGATGGAGAGAGGCATAGGAGCTTTTCTGTCGCCGGTCGAGGACGATCGTTTCGACGGAAAGTAG